The following are from one region of the Corynebacterium hindlerae genome:
- a CDS encoding Lrp/AsnC family transcriptional regulator, with translation MDNVIDDTDQAIINALKSNARLPIADVAAAAHISTATAHRRLKKLIDSGVIRGFTTLVAQTSNEQGTQALVHISLHNNYRSTLRRFYDFLRDLPEVQRVYFLSGAHDFAAHVNCRDSAALSTFVSDTISRREEVASTNTSFIFTYSD, from the coding sequence ATGGATAATGTCATCGATGACACAGACCAAGCGATCATCAATGCTCTGAAGAGCAACGCCCGGCTGCCCATCGCCGACGTCGCAGCCGCTGCACACATCAGCACCGCTACTGCACACCGACGACTGAAGAAACTCATCGATTCTGGCGTTATCCGCGGGTTTACCACCCTTGTTGCCCAAACCTCGAACGAGCAGGGCACCCAGGCCCTGGTCCACATCAGTTTGCACAACAATTACCGCAGTACGCTGCGGAGATTTTATGACTTTTTACGCGACCTGCCGGAGGTGCAACGCGTGTATTTCCTCTCCGGCGCGCACGATTTCGCGGCGCACGTTAACTGCAGAGATTCGGCAGCGCTCTCGACGTTTGTTTCAGACACCATTAGTCGGCGGGAAGAAGTGGCCTCCACCAACACCAGCTTCATCTTTACGTACAGCGATTGA
- a CDS encoding NAD(P)/FAD-dependent oxidoreductase, which yields MSTALVVGAGMTGLATAWHLQNYGYEVKVVDRIGVAGGASWGNAGWLAPGKTIPLANTGLWSYGLTALLDPDAALSVPKRVDPKLWSFVARFMSHATQRKWDTTMAALTEVDLLALEAFDELAENGVEAKLSDEDFVVAFRKESEAKGFLEEVEGAVRHGQEIPFERVSADQVSSFEPLLSEEAQVVYRLGGQRFIEPGPYCEALAKSFLGRGGQIETGVEVTGVTSTRKPAVQLADGQWRTADAVVLANGAWLPKLARPLGVKTMVQAGRGYSFSVPTENEPKHAIYLPHLRVACTPYQGRLRVAGTMEFRGPDEAFEPSRVDAIERVTAPMFTGVNWEDRQDEWVGSRPVTPDGLPLIGATKAPNVYVCGGHGMWGIVLGPVSGKLLVQQIATGEVDPAIKPFDPLR from the coding sequence GTGAGTACGGCACTGGTTGTTGGTGCAGGAATGACGGGATTGGCCACCGCCTGGCATCTGCAAAACTACGGCTACGAGGTCAAGGTTGTGGATCGCATTGGCGTGGCAGGTGGCGCGTCATGGGGTAATGCCGGTTGGCTCGCGCCGGGAAAAACGATCCCGCTTGCGAACACGGGCCTATGGTCTTACGGGCTCACCGCGCTGCTGGATCCGGATGCTGCACTGTCCGTACCCAAGCGCGTTGATCCGAAGCTGTGGTCCTTTGTCGCGCGCTTCATGTCGCATGCTACGCAACGCAAATGGGACACCACGATGGCTGCGTTGACCGAGGTGGACCTGCTTGCCCTCGAGGCCTTTGATGAACTTGCTGAAAACGGCGTCGAGGCGAAGCTAAGCGATGAGGACTTTGTTGTCGCCTTCCGCAAAGAATCCGAGGCCAAGGGGTTCCTGGAGGAAGTCGAGGGTGCGGTGCGCCACGGCCAGGAGATCCCGTTTGAACGGGTCAGCGCTGACCAGGTGTCTTCCTTCGAACCGCTGCTGTCGGAGGAAGCGCAGGTCGTGTACCGGCTGGGCGGCCAACGGTTCATTGAACCTGGCCCGTACTGCGAGGCACTCGCGAAGTCCTTCCTCGGCCGCGGCGGACAGATCGAAACGGGCGTTGAGGTGACCGGGGTGACGTCGACACGCAAACCTGCGGTGCAGCTTGCCGACGGCCAGTGGCGCACCGCGGACGCCGTTGTCCTTGCAAACGGGGCGTGGCTTCCGAAGCTTGCCCGCCCGCTGGGCGTGAAAACAATGGTGCAAGCCGGGCGTGGCTACTCATTCTCTGTCCCAACAGAAAACGAACCGAAACACGCGATCTACCTGCCGCACCTTCGCGTTGCCTGCACTCCATACCAAGGTCGTCTCCGCGTTGCCGGCACCATGGAGTTCCGTGGTCCTGATGAGGCGTTCGAGCCTTCACGTGTGGACGCGATTGAACGCGTCACCGCACCAATGTTTACTGGGGTGAACTGGGAGGATCGTCAGGATGAATGGGTGGGGTCGCGTCCTGTGACCCCGGATGGTCTGCCGCTTATCGGCGCTACCAAGGCCCCAAACGTCTATGTTTGCGGTGGTCATGGCATGTGGGGCATCGTTCTTGGGCCAGTATCAGGAAAGCTGCTGGTACAGCAGATTGCCACCGGGGAGGTCGACCCTGCGATCAAGCCGTTTGATCCGTTGCGGTAG